AGGCCTGATTATGCATAAAGTTGGCCAGGCCGAAAATGATGACCCCGATCATCAGCGCTTCCATTACGGCATGCCCGGCACAGATCAGCGGCCCGGATTTAAAACCGTGTTTTACGCTTTGCGAGATCACCGCGGTAAGCAGGGGTCCGGGCATAAGCGCGCCGGAGAAAGCTATGGTGAAGGAAACCAGGGATATTAAAATATATTCGGTCATTTTAAGTGTTGGTCTGTTGGGGTTGTCTGGATTATTCTATCATTGATCCGGTATTTTTCCAGACAATTGATTTTGGTTGAATTGGGTTTTTTATGGTATATAATAATTACATTCAGCGTTAATCGTACCCGGCGTAATTCGCACCCGGCGGTATTGTAACCGCCGGTATCCGCCTCCTGGCGGAGAATGTACGCCGGTAATGCGGTAAGCGTACACTTGCCTATCCGATAAGGCAAGGTGTGTTGCTTTTGATAATATTGACACCCGCTGCAATCGGAAGATACAGCGGTGTTGTCTACGGAGACAAGGGGTTATATGGCGGGTAATTTTTCTTTTGATATTGTTTCAGAAGTGGACCTTCAGGAAGTGGATAACGCGGTCAACCAGGTTAAGAAAGAGCTTAGCCAGCGGTATGACTTTAAAGGCAGCAAGGCATCGCTGGATCTCGACAAGGTTGAAAAAAAGCTGACCATCATAGCGGATGATGATTTTAAACTGCGCTCGATGAAAGATATCCTGGCCACAAAGATGGCTAAACGCGGTGTTTCGTTAAAGTCCCTTGTTTTTAAGGACCCGGAAAAAGCCTTTGAGGGAACTTTAAGGCAGTCAGTGGAAATAGCCACCGGCATAGATAAGGAAAAGGCCAAGGACCTGGTAAAGGTCATCAAGGACCTGGGGCTTAGGGTGCAAACTCAGATAGAAGGCGAGAAGGTCAAGGTTTCTTCGCCCAAGAAAGACGAACTTCAGTCGGTGATCAGCCATTTAAGAGCCATAGACTTTCCTTTAGCGCTTAGTTTCTGCAATTACCGTTAGGCTAGCCAGCGTATGGATAAGATAAAGAAGATCCTGATCATATCCTCCGATGAAAACTTAAGGAAAGTCCTTAATTTCTGTTTTGACGGATGGGGATATGAGGTCTTCCTGCAGGAAGCGCCTTTCAATGATATAAAATACGTTAAAAAGATCGCGCCTG
This portion of the Candidatus Omnitrophota bacterium genome encodes:
- a CDS encoding YajQ family cyclic di-GMP-binding protein, whose translation is MAGNFSFDIVSEVDLQEVDNAVNQVKKELSQRYDFKGSKASLDLDKVEKKLTIIADDDFKLRSMKDILATKMAKRGVSLKSLVFKDPEKAFEGTLRQSVEIATGIDKEKAKDLVKVIKDLGLRVQTQIEGEKVKVSSPKKDELQSVISHLRAIDFPLALSFCNYR